ATTCTCCGGATTGCCATATTGTGCTATTTCAGCAGGTTGTTTAATTGATCTTCCAGCTCGTCTATTTTGAGATTCCTCGCCACTACTTTCCCTGAAGGGTCCAGCAGCAGGTTCTGGGGAATGGCACCTATGTCATATTGCTGCGCCACTTCATTTTTCCAGCCTTTAAGGTCGGATACATGCAACCAGGCCAGTTGATCCTCTTCTACAGCAGCCTCCCATTTTGCGGCATCCTGGTCGAGCGAAACGCCCAATATTTCGAACTTCGGGCCTTTGAATTGCCGGTAGAGTTTTACGAGATCGGGATTTACCTTCCGGCAGGGGCCGCACCAGCTTGCCCAGAAATCGATCAGTACATATTTATTGCGCAGGCCGGATAACCTTACTGGCTTGCCTTCCATGTTATTCTGCACAAAATCCGGGGCCATAGATCCAACCGGCGCAACAGGGATCCTGACCGTTGTTTCAGCCGATTGGGCGCGAACATAGGAACGCATCTGTTCCTTGTACAGCTCCCCGAACTGACCAGCGATGACGATGGCGGCAGTGGAATCCGGCTTTCTTTGCCTGATGTATCCGTAAAAAGCCATTACGGTATGATAGGAATCAGGATATTTTTTAACTTCTGCCAGTATGAGACTGTCCCAGCGCATTAAGATCACTTCGTTCTTCCTCTCATACTCCTGCAAATAAGCTTCGGATTGCAGCTGCTCAGCAGCAGCATTATTGAATACGGCCGCCAGCTTTTTCTGCTCGCGGACCAGCGCCCCCTCCTTACTCCAGAATTCCCTGTGTTTTGCATTCAAGGATGAACCTGCTATCTGAACGCCTGTTCTCAGTGTATCTGCCGGCGCATTAATGGTCATGGTCCCGGTTTCAAAGAAAACGCTGGCAAGGCTCATGTCCGAAAAGAAGCCCGGCCCTTCAACACCCGGGTAATATGGACTGTATTTGACCATGATAGCCCCGTAAGCCGGTAGCAACGTCTTTTTCCGGTATTCAAATTCGCCGTTTTTCACCGGGATGGTATCCCATTTTTCATCGCCCATATAGATCCAAAGCTGCCGGGGTGCGTTCAGGTTACCCACCTTTCCCTTAACGATCACTTCCCCCGGTTTAGCGTCCGCAGCTGTTTTTTGTGCCATTGCCGGTGATGCGGCCAATAGCATCAGGATCAATAATTTTACTTTTGATTGCATTCTTGATTGCTTTAAGTTTTATGCACCAGGTTCTCTTTTAACAAGACTGCGATTTGAGAAAAAGAATACCGCCCCGAATAGATTTATTTTTCAACAATGTATAATAAACAGATTGTGGGCGTAATGGCTTTTCTACGCCACTACGCCCACAATACATCGTTTTGGGGGGAACACATGCTTTATTGACCCCCTAAAAATTCACGCCCACAGCAGCGCCATAAGCAATGCGATGATCGAAACCGGAGCTTTCCGCTTTAGTATATCCTGCATACCCGTTCACAAACATCACATTCTTCTTCTCCCTGCCGATCCGGAAGGAAAACGTCACCGGCAGCTCGGCACGGATAAAATCAGACGCCAGGTAACGGTAATCATTCGTTTCCAGCTGCGTTACAACGACGTAATCCTTGTTCGCACCATTGTACGCGTAACCGCCGCTGAGGTTCCTGTTATAACCGGCATTCAGGCCAACCAGCAACTGGCTGCCGCCAAGCCGGAAATTCTTCTTCGCGCCCACCTGGATGTAAGCGTTCTCTGTTCTCTTGAACGAGTAAGGGAGAATATATTCATCGTTCAGCTTCCTGTAGCGTACAGAAAAGTTCGCCAGCCAGGAATAATCGTCGTTCCCTTTTTTACCAACAATGCTGTAGTCCAGCGCTGCTTCCGTGGTTTTGAAAGTGGAGCGCACATATTTGGCCAAAGTCATCCAGCCTTGCTGGCTGCCGGAGTTATCGCGCTGGGTGATATACTGGATGCCGTCTATATGGCGGTTGTAATAACGTGCGGAAAGGGTGTGCATCAGCCTGGATGATTCCTGCTGTACCGTAGCCCCGGCTTCCCATGATCTACGCAGCACGGAGGCGCCATCGCGCGGAACGGTAAAGGATATGGTCAGGTCCTCCGCTTCCACGAGGTAGTTCAAATGCAGAAACAGCGTGGCCTTTCCGCTGTAACGGTATTGCAGCCCCCCGCCCCAGCTGTCGCCTTCGTAATTATTCGTTCTGCCGGAACCCAGCATGCTCACCGCCGTACCGAGGCCCAGCAGCTCGTAGTAAGTCTGGTCCACATACGTATTCACATTGCTCATCGCCGCCTCTTCTTTCACGTTCGCATAACGCAGGTTCAGGCCCAGATCCTGGTTGGGCGCCAATGCATAGATCACGCCCGGCGTAATGGACAGCGCATAGTAATAGTTCTCCGTACGGATGTCGCGCTGCTTGGCGCCGCTGCTGGCATTGTAGCTGGCGCCCAATCCCCATGACCAGCGGCCGTAGGAAGGCGTGGCGATGCCGAATTGCAACTGGTAATGTTGCTGCACCCAGTCGCTGGGATTCAGATCTGCAATAATATAAGGCATGCCTCTGAACGGATCGATGATGGAAGCATTGAAACTGGCTGCTTTGATCCCTTCCCGGCGGTAGTTGAATGAACCGGTGAGATAGCAGCTATCAAGGAAGATACCGCCTTGCGTTTCCACGATCTGCCGGTTGCCGGAAACACCTTCCTGCGGGCGGTGAAAGTTGCCGTTATACCCTTCATAACCTGCCTTTAGCTGGGAATAACGGTAAGGGCGGTCCAGTTGCAAACCGGCGGGGTTGCCGGACCGCTGCCACAGGCTGCGTTGCTGACGAAGCTCGAAGGCGGCCGGTGTATTGCGTTGCGTTTGCTGCGCGGAAGCGCCGAAAGAGGCGGTGAGCAATAATACAATATATAGTTTCTTCATTGTTTTCGATGTTGATTCACTTAATTGGTGTGGTTCCATGCGGGCATCTTTGAACCATGGCGCCTGAACTGCGGTACTACGCCGCGTTCAAAGTCATCTGTACTGTTATTGGTGTCTATGAAAATGGGCGAGCCATCCGGATTGGTAATATCAGACACCTTACGGGCCACACCCAGCGAATTGTAGGTAGCGCCCACGTAGGTCATACCGGCATCGAGCACGGAAGGAACACGTTTCGCATTGATGGAATTCTGGTTGTTGCCGGCCTCCACCGCATCGAGGATGTAGCGGATGGGGACCTTGGCATACTGTGTGGTGGAAGTAGACGCCAGGTTCCTCGTTTTCAGCGCGGGATCGTTCACCGGGTCATAGGTTTCACCGGGCGGTACGCGGAAGATCACATACGCGCCACCGAACACGGAAGTCAGGTATTGCGGCAGGGTTCCCTTGGATGCATTGCCGTTATAAAATACATGCTGCATATCCACCGCCGGCTGATCGGGGAAGTTCGGGTTGTCCATATTGAACTCAAACTCCGAGCTGCTGCAATCAACGGGAGATGCCGGATTGTATTGCGGCAACTGGTGGTTCGCAGCGAACTGCGACATCACGAAGGATTCACCGGGCAGCAGCGGGTATTGCGTACCATTGCCCGGCACCTTCCAGATGCGCTCCGCATAAGCATAATCAGCGCCATCTTCCGCGGGCCACAAAGGCAGATTGGTGGTGGCGGTGGTGGGCGTAAGGTTGGCAAAGCACAGCCCGTCCAGGTAAATCGTCTGGTCCGAGTTGTTGTACACTTCGTAGAACTGGTTCCTGAAATAAAAAGGAGTGGTGCCGGCAAAGAAGATCTCGGTGAACACGAGCGGGCTTACCTTCAGGCCGTCCACATCTATCTCCACGGTGCCGCCATTCGCCGTGATCGCATAATTTATTTTGGCGCCATTAAGGTAATATACATCGCCATCAGTTGTCTGTGCGCGACCGGATATGTTGATGCTGTAAATACCGGGAATAAGGCTGTCGATAGCCGTGGCGCCGGTACCCAGCGTTCTTTCCAGCCTGAACCCTTCCGCGAAGTTCTCGAATACCACTTTCAGACCGGCTGTGCTGGTGATCTCCGGAATCACGGAATTGGCTTTTACCGTAATGGCGTACGGTCTTATATCCTCCGCGTCCAGCGCATTATCTATCCTGGAACAGGCGCTGCATAAGATGACGAGTGCTATGATGAAATATTTCATCCGTATACTTTTTCTCTTTTCAGTGGCCGGATGGAACTCCGCATATACATTCCCTTGTGTGATATAATCTATCATGCTTCGTTTCATGTGTTGCAATTAGAGTGTGAGTGATAATTCCAGGCCGAAGAAGTACTGGTTGCCCCTCCTGGTATAAGTACCCGGAACGCGTTTGGATTCCGCGCGCTGATAGGCCCTGAACGCGTTGTTGGCGAAGAACGATACCCGCAGATAGTCTGCGATCTCTTTGGTGACGTTCACATTGAAGGTCAGCAGCGGCGGGTAAGATTCCATGATCTCGCTGGTGCGGTTCACATTCCGGAGCAAGGCTTTGAATTCGGGTTCCTCTCTTTTCGAAGCATCGAAATCATATACCAGCCCATCATCCTTGGAGATATATTTCACCGGAATGCTGTCGTTGCCCAGCCTGTACCAGTTGCGGTCGCTCCAGATCACCTGGGTGGTAAGGGTCACCACGAAGCCCAGCCTTGGTATGTTATGGGTTGTCCGCAATGTGGTTACCGCCGTTTCATTATATCGCTTCTCCATACCGGGTTCGTACAACCCTATGTGCGTTCTGGCGGAACCGGCATTGCCGCTGAAATCATCGAAATACAGATAATCTTTGTTATAGCTCTGCGTATGCATAATAGCTCCGTTCAATGCGAAAGCCGTGCGGATGGCTTTGAAGCGGCCCAGGTCGAGGTCCATCTCCAGCCCCTTGGTACGAGCTACCAGGTTGTTGGTAGGCATATAAAAGCTGGCGAGCACGTTATTGCTGGCCGACAGCTCGAAAGCTCCCGTGCCGTTACGCGTGTATTCGTTATACACCAGCGGCTTGAAGCCTGACAGAGAATTGCCCATCGTATAACCGTTATCAACATCTTCACGGAAGCCTGTCACGCGCAGCGTGGCCTGTTTTATATTCAGGCGAAGGCCCAGTTCCGACTTCTTGTTCTTCGCGATCTCCAGCGAATTATTTTTTGTGCTGAATACGCGCGTGGTGGTCATGAATACGCGTTGATCTTCAGGAATGCTGCTGGTAGCGGTTTCGTTGATGTTGATGTATTCGAAATAAGCATCTTCCGGATGGAGATAGAGTACGGACGGCGCTTTTGCCAACTGACCGTAAGCCCCGTTGATGCTGAGGATGCCAGGCACCACGTCCACGCTCGCGTTGATACGGGGAGAAAATGCGGTCCTGCTCCCGGAGAAAACGCCATAACGCATACCGGCCGAGATCTCCAGCCGGTGACCGCCTATCCTTGTACTGAAATTATCTTCCGCATACAGGCCCAGCTGGTTGATGCCGGGAATGTCTTTATAGGCCCGCTTTCTGAAGGTGGCGTTTTGTGCGGACAGGTTCCTGTAGGGCGGCGCGGAATCCGCAAAGGTCTTGCCGGCCCCGAAGTTCCGGTCAGTCTTGAAGTCGGCCCCCAGTATCCAGCGGTGATTGGTTTGGCCGATCCTGTTGAAGAAAGTGGCCGCCGTTTTGAAGAAAGTATTCAGTTCACGGCCATTGATATCGTACCGGCCGAGATAGGTACTGGGCAGATACACCGCATATTTGCCGGCATCAGCGGGATGGCTGGTGTTCAGCTGATTGCCATCCGCGTCCACGTAATTCCTGTCAGGATGATTGGTCAGCACACTGCCGTCGGTCGTGGTCATGGAATAAGGGGCATTGGCGGCGGTATATTGTGTTTCATAGAAGCTGTTCCTGGCGGTATAACCGATCCTCGCTACGTAGTTAAAGTTACGCAGCCAGCTTTTATTGAAACGGATGTTGCCGCGTGTATTAAAGATCAGGCCCAGGTCTTTTCCGGAAGAGGCCGTTTTGGTGATCTCGTCATCAGGGTTACGGTCACGGGTATCTTTTCCGTAGATAAGGTCCAGCGAAGTAGTGCTGGCCAGTCTGCCAAACAGCGTATTGGAATACATGGTGCTGGCGGTGAAGCGCTCATAGCGGAGGTATTGCTGCACCGGGTCGTTGGTGTTACGGGCATAATCTACCCCAACATTCAAAGCGCCTTTGCGGCTACCGAGGTTAAAGCCTCTGTTCAGGGAAAGCTGGTAGAGGCTGGCGTTCGTACGGCCCTGGACTTTCAGCGGCTGCACACCTGCTTTTGTATTCACGATCACCACACCGGATGTTACATCGCCATATTCGACGCCGGGAACACCGCGGATCACTTCCACGGATTCCACGTTGTTCATGGAGATGCCGCGTACATCGTAGCCACCGCCGGGGGACGCGCCACCGGCCAGCGCAGCGGTGCCGCCGCTGACGGCCGGCGTCATGGTCTGGAGGTTGGCGTTGTTGGACACCGGAGCGCCATTGAGCATCACGGACGCGCCGAAAGCATTCATGTCCGAAGCGGACGAGCCTACGCTGCGAATGTTGATCTGCTTGGCAAGACTGAGGTCCGGATTGGTGATGATACCGCCAGGCAGCAGCGCCATCACATCTGCCAGCGAGTTCGCCTGCAGGTGGTCCATCGCCGTGCGCGAAATGCGGGAACTGGTCCCGTTCGTATTAGCGGTAGTAGCCGTGATCCTGACCTCTTCCAGGCGGAAGTCCGCATTGCGCAGCGTCAGCTGCAACTCCAGGTCCCGGTTAACCTGCACCAGCGTGTCGATCGGCTCCTTACCCAGGAAGCGGACGTTGAGGCCGGACGTACCCGCGGGCACATTCAGCAACTGGAAGCGGCCGGTGGCGTCCGACTGTGCGGTAATCCCGTATGCGGACATTGTAATGGCGGCATACGGCAAAGGTTTTTTATCCGTGTCATAGACCGTACCGGCAACCCGGTATTGCTGTGCGAAGGAGGATAATGCCAAAAATAACAGCAAAAGCATCCCCGCACCTGCACGGTATGTGCATGTAAAATGTGATCTCATAGATGATATCAATTAATGTGTATGTCCCATCGTTTCGGGATTGATCATAATATGTGCTTTGAATGTGCCGGCTCCCATCAGCCAGGGCATGCCCGGGATATCGGGCGTTGTGGGAAGGCCGGTGCTGGCCCCGGTGGCGTAGGGTACATATACAACGTACCGGCGCTGCCCGTTCTTTATCTCTCCTGTTTCTTTCACCAGGTCTTCGCTCCTGCCCCAATACCCGTACAGGATGGTGGGGTCTTTCGGGAACGGAAGCGTGCCGGCGTTGATCTCGGCTTCCCGCACCTCGTCTTTCTGATGGATGTTCTTTCCCTGCGCTGCCAGCTCCCGGCCACGGGCCATGAAGGGCTCCAGGCGCTTTGGATAAGCATATACATACACGCCGGACTGCCTGGGGTTCGGGGCCAGGCAGATCATATCATTCGTCCCCTCCCGCAGTGTGGTCACTTTTCCATCAGGCGTGTAGCCGATCACGGTAGCACTGTCCCGGAATTCTTCAGGCGCCGCCATCAGCGCTACACGGACCTGCACATCTGCCGGCAGGACGGGTCTTTTCTTCGTTTGCGCCAGGGCGGTTTGCGCCAGCAGCAGTAATACCAGTAACTGTTTCATTATTGAAAGATGTTTAAGTTCTTGCGTGCCTGTGCTTTTAAGGCAGCCGTGTAACCGTTGCCGTTGGCAGCTTCCCTGCAAAGCGCGATGATGTCATCCCTTCTCCAGGAGCGGGGAAACCAGCTCAATGCTTCCAGCGCCGCCAATCTTACCGGCTCGCTGCTGCCTCCGTCTTTTGCAATGGTGATGAGTGCCGGTACGGTTTGATGATAGCGGTACGCGCGCATCATGGTGATCTCGGATATCCTTTTCTTGTCCGGTTTTGAGGCATCAAGAATGGTATCTGCCAGCTCTTTCATCTTCTGACCATTGCGGGTAACGGCTGCTATGAACTTCTTATCCGCATTCTGCTCCTTCAGCGCTTCCAGCATCGGTACTTCATTGATGAAGGTCATCGCCGTCTGTGCTTTGAAGGCGATACGTTCGGAATGCATGTCATAAGCGATCATATTGGCTATGGCAGGTGCCAGCTCATCGCTGCCGATCTCGCCGATAGCGTAAAGGGAGCGGCGGCGGATGAACTCGTAGGGATCGGAGGCTGCAGCCCTGAGCACCGTGATGAAGTCCTTGTTGTTCAGCTTTTCCAGTTGCAGAAATGCTTCCAGGCGGGTGGACTCATAGCCGGACCTGAAATAAGTGTCTTTCAGCAGTGTTGAATAGGCCGCTTTATCCATTTTTCCCGCCAACTGTACAAGCGCCAGCGCCTGAACATCCGCATCAGTGGTTTTCAGCAGGGATTTCCAGAAGGCGGCGTCATGCCTGCCGGTGATGGCTGCGTTCAGGTCAAGCTTGCTGCTGCTGTTGAAACTGAAAGTAGGATCGCCCATGATGTGGGTTTCCAGGTAAGCAATGTGCCTGAACCAGTTCCCTACCCGCACGCCGTGCTGCATAAGCCCCAGCAGCTCGGTGGCCCAGAGGTCCTGCAACACGCCTATGCTGTTGGCGACAGATACAATATTGCCGCCTTCGGAGAAGGGGTAATAACCGGCCAGGTACCTATCCAGGTGGAAAGAGCCGGTGAGGCAGTTATCCAGCAATACCATACGGGCATTGGGCCTGGCAGCGATAATATCTTCAATGTGGATGTCCAGGTGATGATTGAAGATGGAATCATCCTTCATCACTGCGGGGTCCAGTGCATTGTCCATCCACGACACCGGCACATCCAGGTACTTTTCATAATTCGCTTTGGCGGCGGCAATGTCTTTCCCGCTTT
This genomic stretch from Chitinophaga sp. XS-30 harbors:
- a CDS encoding TlpA disulfide reductase family protein, which codes for MQSKVKLLILMLLAASPAMAQKTAADAKPGEVIVKGKVGNLNAPRQLWIYMGDEKWDTIPVKNGEFEYRKKTLLPAYGAIMVKYSPYYPGVEGPGFFSDMSLASVFFETGTMTINAPADTLRTGVQIAGSSLNAKHREFWSKEGALVREQKKLAAVFNNAAAEQLQSEAYLQEYERKNEVILMRWDSLILAEVKKYPDSYHTVMAFYGYIRQRKPDSTAAIVIAGQFGELYKEQMRSYVRAQSAETTVRIPVAPVGSMAPDFVQNNMEGKPVRLSGLRNKYVLIDFWASWCGPCRKVNPDLVKLYRQFKGPKFEILGVSLDQDAAKWEAAVEEDQLAWLHVSDLKGWKNEVAQQYDIGAIPQNLLLDPSGKVVARNLKIDELEDQLNNLLK
- a CDS encoding DUF6850 family outer membrane beta-barrel protein, with amino-acid sequence MKKLYIVLLLTASFGASAQQTQRNTPAAFELRQQRSLWQRSGNPAGLQLDRPYRYSQLKAGYEGYNGNFHRPQEGVSGNRQIVETQGGIFLDSCYLTGSFNYRREGIKAASFNASIIDPFRGMPYIIADLNPSDWVQQHYQLQFGIATPSYGRWSWGLGASYNASSGAKQRDIRTENYYYALSITPGVIYALAPNQDLGLNLRYANVKEEAAMSNVNTYVDQTYYELLGLGTAVSMLGSGRTNNYEGDSWGGGLQYRYSGKATLFLHLNYLVEAEDLTISFTVPRDGASVLRRSWEAGATVQQESSRLMHTLSARYYNRHIDGIQYITQRDNSGSQQGWMTLAKYVRSTFKTTEAALDYSIVGKKGNDDYSWLANFSVRYRKLNDEYILPYSFKRTENAYIQVGAKKNFRLGGSQLLVGLNAGYNRNLSGGYAYNGANKDYVVVTQLETNDYRYLASDFIRAELPVTFSFRIGREKKNVMFVNGYAGYTKAESSGFDHRIAYGAAVGVNF
- a CDS encoding DUF4876 domain-containing protein — encoded protein: MKRSMIDYITQGNVYAEFHPATEKRKSIRMKYFIIALVILCSACSRIDNALDAEDIRPYAITVKANSVIPEITSTAGLKVVFENFAEGFRLERTLGTGATAIDSLIPGIYSINISGRAQTTDGDVYYLNGAKINYAITANGGTVEIDVDGLKVSPLVFTEIFFAGTTPFYFRNQFYEVYNNSDQTIYLDGLCFANLTPTTATTNLPLWPAEDGADYAYAERIWKVPGNGTQYPLLPGESFVMSQFAANHQLPQYNPASPVDCSSSEFEFNMDNPNFPDQPAVDMQHVFYNGNASKGTLPQYLTSVFGGAYVIFRVPPGETYDPVNDPALKTRNLASTSTTQYAKVPIRYILDAVEAGNNQNSINAKRVPSVLDAGMTYVGATYNSLGVARKVSDITNPDGSPIFIDTNNSTDDFERGVVPQFRRHGSKMPAWNHTN
- a CDS encoding carboxypeptidase-like regulatory domain-containing protein; protein product: MRSHFTCTYRAGAGMLLLLFLALSSFAQQYRVAGTVYDTDKKPLPYAAITMSAYGITAQSDATGRFQLLNVPAGTSGLNVRFLGKEPIDTLVQVNRDLELQLTLRNADFRLEEVRITATTANTNGTSSRISRTAMDHLQANSLADVMALLPGGIITNPDLSLAKQINIRSVGSSASDMNAFGASVMLNGAPVSNNANLQTMTPAVSGGTAALAGGASPGGGYDVRGISMNNVESVEVIRGVPGVEYGDVTSGVVIVNTKAGVQPLKVQGRTNASLYQLSLNRGFNLGSRKGALNVGVDYARNTNDPVQQYLRYERFTASTMYSNTLFGRLASTTSLDLIYGKDTRDRNPDDEITKTASSGKDLGLIFNTRGNIRFNKSWLRNFNYVARIGYTARNSFYETQYTAANAPYSMTTTDGSVLTNHPDRNYVDADGNQLNTSHPADAGKYAVYLPSTYLGRYDINGRELNTFFKTAATFFNRIGQTNHRWILGADFKTDRNFGAGKTFADSAPPYRNLSAQNATFRKRAYKDIPGINQLGLYAEDNFSTRIGGHRLEISAGMRYGVFSGSRTAFSPRINASVDVVPGILSINGAYGQLAKAPSVLYLHPEDAYFEYININETATSSIPEDQRVFMTTTRVFSTKNNSLEIAKNKKSELGLRLNIKQATLRVTGFREDVDNGYTMGNSLSGFKPLVYNEYTRNGTGAFELSASNNVLASFYMPTNNLVARTKGLEMDLDLGRFKAIRTAFALNGAIMHTQSYNKDYLYFDDFSGNAGSARTHIGLYEPGMEKRYNETAVTTLRTTHNIPRLGFVVTLTTQVIWSDRNWYRLGNDSIPVKYISKDDGLVYDFDASKREEPEFKALLRNVNRTSEIMESYPPLLTFNVNVTKEIADYLRVSFFANNAFRAYQRAESKRVPGTYTRRGNQYFFGLELSLTL
- a CDS encoding HEAT repeat domain-containing protein, which translates into the protein MKGIIISLAALSVTTAYAQKIEGPSVISKTSFAIVVDDSTYLQAAEEINAYRSAIEGSGLGTYIVHHHWNKPEEIRKVLKDLYARPQQLEGAVLIGDIPVPMIRDAQYLTSTFKMNQKINWQRSSVPSDRFYDDFHLEFDFIKQDSLQKNYFYYSINPDAVQQLHLSIYSARIKPPVVPGKDKYTLIREYLRKVVAGKKQQNSLDNMFVSTAHGYNSESVNAFAGEQLALRNQFPAMFLPGNTIRFFHFTNDRALKFHLLKALQLPETDLAIMHGHGDSDIQLINGYPYVSSPTESKENILRYLRSKIRAAQESGKDIAAAKANYEKYLDVPVSWMDNALDPAVMKDDSIFNHHLDIHIEDIIAARPNARMVLLDNCLTGSFHLDRYLAGYYPFSEGGNIVSVANSIGVLQDLWATELLGLMQHGVRVGNWFRHIAYLETHIMGDPTFSFNSSSKLDLNAAITGRHDAAFWKSLLKTTDADVQALALVQLAGKMDKAAYSTLLKDTYFRSGYESTRLEAFLQLEKLNNKDFITVLRAAASDPYEFIRRRSLYAIGEIGSDELAPAIANMIAYDMHSERIAFKAQTAMTFINEVPMLEALKEQNADKKFIAAVTRNGQKMKELADTILDASKPDKKRISEITMMRAYRYHQTVPALITIAKDGGSSEPVRLAALEALSWFPRSWRRDDIIALCREAANGNGYTAALKAQARKNLNIFQ